The genomic segment GGAGAGCGCCTGTGCGTCACCGGGCTTCCAGCCATGCTTTTCCTCGGCTGTCATCTCGCCGAAGGTCGTCTCGTGTCCTTCCGGCTGGAAGATTGGGTCGTAACCGAAGCCGCTGGCACCACGCGGTGGCCATGCAACGGTCCCTTCGATCTCGCCGCGGAAGAATTCGGTATGGCCATCGGGCCATGCGAGGCACAGCACGCTGACAAAGCGGCAGGTGCGGGCGGAAGGCTCCGTCGCGCCGCGCTCCTGCAACGCATCCTCCACCTTCTGCATTGCCATGGCGAAATCGCGGGTACCGTCAGCCGTTTCCGCCCAATTGGCGGTGTAGACGCCGGGATTGCCGTCGAGCGCATCGATCACCAGACCGCTATCATCGGACAGCGATGGCAAACCGGACGCTTGCGCAGACGCCAGCGCCTTGATGGCGGCGTTTTCCTCGAATGTCGTGCCGGTCTCGTCGGGTTCTGCGAAATTCAGCTCCGCAGCCGACTTGGCGGAAAAACCGAGAGGGCCGATGAGATCGGCGATTTCAGTAATCTTACCCTTGTTGTGGCTGGCAACGACGATGGTTCTGGTGTCGAGTTTGCGCATGGTTTTGATGTCCTGGCTCAGGCAATCGTCTGCTTTTGCAGCTCAACGAGTTCCGCGCAGCCGGTCTTGGCAAGACCGAGCAGCGTCAGGAATTCCTCTTCCGAGAAAGGCGCGCCTTCAGCCGTGCCCTGAATTTCAACGATGCCACCGGAACCGGTGATGACGAAGTTGGCGTCGGTTTCAGCCGAAGAATCTTCTAGGTAATCGAGATCGATCACCGGCTGGCTGGCGAAAATACCGCAGGAAATGGCGGCGATATGGTCTTTCAGGACCTTCTCGACCTTGATCATGTTCCGCGTTTCCATCCACTTCAGGCAGTCGTGAAGAGCAATCCAGGCGCCGGTGATGGAGGCTGTGCGGGTGCCGCCATCGGCCTGAATGACATCACAGTCGATGCTGATCTGGCGTTCGCCCAGCGCCTGAAGATCGACCACGGCGCGCAGCGACCGACCGATCAGCCGCTGGATTTCCTGGGTGCGGCCACCCTGCTTGCCGGACGCGGCTTCGCGACGCATGCGCTCGTGTGTGGAACGCGGCAGCATGCCGTATTCGGCTGTCACCCAGCCCTTGCCGCTGTTGCGCAGCCATGGTGGCGTCTTTTCTTCAAGGCTGGCGGTGACGAGAACATGCGTATCGCCAAATTTGACCAGACAGGAGCCTTCTGCGTGCTTGGAGAAGTTGCGCTCAAAAGAAACTTTGCGCATCTGATCGAGTTTTCTGCCTGAAGGCCGCATGTGGTTCGTCTCCGTGTTGATCTGCGCCTTCTAAGGCCGCAGCACCGGTTTTGCAAAGGAAAAGCGGGTCTCAGCACCGCCACCTTGGAATTTCCGTTTTCACTTGTGCAAGCGAATGACTATATTCCTTACAGTACTGAATTGATGAAGAGCTGGCGAATGGGCGTTTCTCCTCCGATTGGAACAGAACCGGGTGCGCTGCTGGATGATCGCTCACGCGAGATTTTCCGGCGCATCGTCGAAGGCTATCTCGAAAATGGCGAGCCACTGGGCTCGCGCAGCCTTTCGCGCCTGCTGCCAATGTCTCTGTCTCCCGCCTCCGTTCGCAACGTCATGAGCGATCTGGAACAGCTTGGCCTGATCTATTCGCCGCATATCAGCGCCGGCCGCTTGCCGACGCAAAGCGGGCTTCGCTTCTTCGTAGACGCCTTTATGCAGGTGGCCGATCTGCCTGCCGAACAGCGCGCCAGCATCGACCGGCAGATCGGCCCGGTCTCAGGGCGCGAACAATCGATAGAGGGTCTTCTGACGGAAGCGAGCCGCATGCTCTCGGGCATGTCGCGGGGCGCCGGTTTGGTGCTGACGACCAAAAGCGACGCCGTTCTCAAGCACGTGGAATTCATTCGCCTGGAGCCGACCAAGGGTCTCGCCATTCTGGTCGGCGACAACAATCAGGTCGAGAACCGTATCATCGAACTGCCCGCCGGGATTACCTCGTCGCAATTGACGGAAGCGGCCAATTTTATCAACGCGCATCTTTCCGGGCAGACGCTGCCGGAACTGCGCAACCAGCTTCTGCGTCAGAAGTCTGAGCTGCAAAGCGCGCTGAGTACGCTCGCGCAGGATCTGGTGGAGCGCGGCCTGGCTGTCTGGTCGGGCGATAATGAAGAGGGTAAACTCGGGCGGCTCATCGTACGCGGACGCTCCAATCTTCTGGAAGGGCTGGCCGGCGAAGAAGACATCGACAGGGTGCGGCTGCTGTTCGATGATCTCGAGCGCAAGGACAATCTGATCGAGGTTCTCAATCTGGCCGAGACAGGGTCTGGCGTGCGGATTTTTATCGGATCGGAAAACAAGCTGTTTTCCCTGTCGGGCTCATCTCTGATCGTCGCGCCCTACAGGGATGATGAGAACCGGGTGGTGGGTGCGGTCGGCGTCATCGGTCCGACACGGCTCAACTACTCCCGTATCGTGCCGATGGTAGACTATACCGCCCAGATTATGGCCCGACTTTCCAGCCAAAGACGCTGATCCTCAAAAGACATCACCGAATCCGAAACGGATTTGCCCGCGAGCCTTGATTTTTGCCCGGCAAAGCTCGATATCGGGCTCAACCCATGAACACATGTGAAGCTGGAGAACGTCATGACCGATGACAACAACAAGACCGGACCTGACGCAGACGTCGTAGACGAGGCTGCCGACACTGCTGCTGTTGAAGACGCAGGGCAAGAGCAGGCAGAGCCAGATCCAATCGACGTCTTGAAGGCCGAAAACGCCGATCTGCGCGATAAATTTCTGCGCCTCGCTGCGGAAATGGACAATCTGCGCCGCCGCACCGAGCGCGACGTGAAGGATGCCAAGGCCTATTCCGTTGCAGGCTTTGCCCGCGACATGCTGGCCGTTTCCGACAATCTGCGCCGTGCCCTCGACACCATCCCCGAGGAGCTGAAGACGAATTCCGAAGCTGGCATTGCCGGGCTGATCGAAGGCGTCGATATGACTGAGCGCTCGATGCTATCGGCGCTGGAGCGTCATGGTGTGCGCAAGATGGATGCGGAAGGACAGAAGTTCGATCCGAATTTCCACCAGGCTATGTTCGAAATTCCCAATACGGCGGTTCCGAACAACACGGTCGTGCAGGTCGTCCAAGCGGGCTTTACCATTGGCGATCGCGTGCTGCGCCCAGCGATGGTCGGCGTTGCCAAGGGCGGCCCCAAGGGTGATGCGCCCACAGCGGCTGAGCCGGGCACGAGCGGCCTGAACGAAAAAGACGCGTAATGTAGACGGTCCACCCCGGTCTATGGCCGGGGTGGACCGCTATCAGGCGGTTTTATGTCTTGGCTAGATCGAACTGGCGATCCAGCCAGTCATAGGCGTAATCCTGCTGAACAGCTTCGAAGGCATGGCCACCGGGCCAGATTTTGCTCTCGAAACCATGCCCAGCGCCCCACGCGTCCCAAACCCCACTCATTTTCTGAAAAGCCGTTTTAACGGACGCGAGCGGAAACAGCGTGTCTTGCTCGCCTGCGAAGATCAGCATCGGGTTGGGTGCGCAAAGGCTTGCCACATCCGGGTAGTCCATATGCTGCATCAGCCCCGGATGGGTCATGTGCCAGGCTGACCCTCCACGACAATGATTATTGCCGGGTTCCATCAGGCCCTCAGCCGTCGCCATCCAGTTGACCGCACTCACAGCCTTGATTGTATCGCTCAGCGCTGCTGCCTGCCAGGCGCGGAACGCACCCATTGAAAAGCCGATAGCCGCGACACGGGTGCTATCCACTTGGCGGAGGCTACTGAGAAAATCCGCAGCGCGCGTATCCTCCAGTGCCATCAAGCCCGCCAATGAACTGCCCATGTTGAAAAGATTGGCGGCAAGAGCCTGCTGGCCATCATAGGTCAGGGGGCCGCGGTCTCCCCAGCCCAGGGCATCGGTCACCAGCACGACATAACCACGGCGGGCAAGTTCATCCGCCGGAAAGCGCCCGGAAAAGAACCTTGCCGTCCATGCCTTGGCGGATGTCAGGCGGGCATCGTCGTCCCAGGGCTCCACAAGCTTTTCCTTGCCGATATCGAACTGCGATCCATGGTCGTGATAAAAAATCGCTGCTGGAAACGGGCCTTCGCCCTTTGGCACCAGCAGAAAGGCCTGTACCCGACTGTCAGAGGTCAGGTTGAAGGCGATCTTGTGTGCGATGTAGCTGCCACGATCCTTGGAGGCCATCGTGGACGGTGTGAACGGGGTATCGTCTGGCTGTTGCTGGGTCAACGCGTGAAGTTTGGCCCGTGCCGTGGCCTTCCACGCGCAAACATCGTCTTCGCCGGGTCGCCAGCTAAGAGGAAAATGAAGTCTTTGCTTTAGCGAGGCGGAGAAGACCGGCAGATGATCGGGCATTACACCCTGCGTCTGGGCGCGAGTACCCGTTTCAGACGTAGGGTCGCTGCTGTTCTCCATCAGCCCGTGACCTGTGCCACGCACTCAGGCCGCTGTGGCCTGTTCCTGGTTGAGGAAGGTATAAATCGCCGTGTCGGATTCCGTTGCCCGCAGTTTGGCAACCAATTCAGGGTCACGCAGCACGCGCGCAATACGCGACAGCGCCTTCAAATGGTCGGCACCAGCGCCTTCTGGCGCCAGAAGAAGGAACACCAGATCGACCGGCTGGTCGTCGAGCGCTTCGAAATCGACGGCATTTTCCAGGCGTGCAAAAACGCCCACGATGGTGTTGATGCTGGCCAGCTTGCCGTGCGGGATGGCAATGCCATGGCCCACGCCGGTCGAGCCCAGCCGCTCACGCTGCAATATGACGTCGAAAACTTCCCGCTCAGGCACTCCGGTGATCCTGGACGCTCTTGCCGCCAATTCCTGAAGGAGCTGCTTTTTGGAATTGACCTTGAGGGCGGGAATAATCGCATCTTGTTGCAGCAAATCTGCCAACGCCATTCTGTTTATCCTTCATGCCATCGAGACGAAGGGAGTGCCACCGCATGGCGGCTGCACTCCCGATGTCCTGTCAGACTATTCAGTTCTTGATCGTCGCCGCGTCAATCCAGCCGATGTTTCCATCGTTGCGGCGGTAAACGATATTGAGTTCCTTGCCCGGGCTGCGGAACAGCAACACCGGCTCGTCTGTCATGTCCAGCGCCATGACCGCGCTTGCAACCGTCATCGTCTTGACCTGCTTGGAGGTCTCGGCAACGATGGTCGGTGCGAAATCTTCCGGCAGCTCGTCGTCCTCATCCGGCACGGCATCCATCACGGTATAGGGAAATTCTTCCATGATACCATTTGCCGAAGCGCCGTTGTGGTGGTCCTTCAGTTTTCTTTTATATCTGCGAAGGCGCTTTTCTATCCGCGCCGCTGCCGCATCGAAACTCGCCTGTGGATCGTTGGCCTGTCCCGCTGCATGCAAGACGACCCCGGTATCGAGGTGGATCTTGCAATCGGCATCGAAACGCGCGCCAGATTTCTCCACAGTCACTTGACCGGAATACCCCCCGTCAAAGTATTTGGTAATCGCCAGGCTAATGTTGTCCTCGATCCTCTGACGGAACGATTCGCCGATATCCATATGTTTACCAGATACACGCACACTCATGGAATTTTTCCTTTTTCAGTGATTTGCGTGTACCAGCTTACGTCAAGCGACGCGCTCATCCAAGCGTTTCGAGTCCGTTTCGGTCTCATTCCGGCTTGGCGCAAAAGCGCCGCATGTATTTAACGGTTGATCCGGCCCCTGCCCTCTATGCGGCGAGCTTCTAGCCTCGCGGGCATCAAGAGTCAATTAACATTATTAACAAATTGAAATATATGAATTTTTCGTTACGAAGCGGTAACTTTTGCCATGGCTTTTTTCTCCCGACGCCGCTGTACGGATGACGGAATATTCATCGCTTCACGATATTTTGCGACCGTTCGCCGCGCCAGTTCGACACCGTTTTTTTTCAGAATTTCGACGATATCATCGTCTGAAAGTACGGCATCTGGCGCTTCTTGCGTGATCATGATCCTGATGCGGTGCCGCACGGCTTCAGCCGAATGGCTGTCGCCGCCCTCAACCGCCCCAATTGAAACGCTGAAGAAATATTTGAGTTCGAACAGGCCGCGCGGCGTAAGCATGTATTTGCGTGACGTGACCCGGCTGACGGTGGACTCGTGCATCTTGATCGCGTCGGCCACCTGTCTGAGGTTGAGTGGGCGCAGGTGATCGACACCGTGCAGCAGGAATGCGTCCTGCTGCCGCACGATTTCGCTTGCAACCTTCATGATGGTCTTGGCGCGCTGGTCGAGACTGCGGGTCAGCCAGCTTGCGGTCTGCATGCACTCGGACATAAATTCTCCATCCTCGCCCTCACGGCATTTGAGTTTGGAGACCTGAGCAAAATAGGTCTGGTTGACAAGGACGCGGGGGAGGGTTTCCGGGTTGAGCTCTATCAGCCAACCTCCGTCGGAGGACGGCCTGACGATGATGTCGGGCACGATGGTTTCCGAAATCCCGGTCTCAAAGCCTGCGCCCGGTCTGGGGTTGAGCGACCGGATTTCGGCGAGCATGTCGAGGAGGTCTTCTTCGCCCACCCCGCAAAGCCGCTTCAGAGAGACGAAGTCACGTTTCGCCAACAGCTCGAGATTGCTGACGAACGCTTTCATCGCCGGATCGAGGCGATCCTTCTGTGCCAGTTGGATGGACAGGCATTCGCTGAGCGAGCGGGCAAAAATACCGGGTGGATCGAGTGCCTGTAGCGCGGTGAGGACGGCATTCACGTCACGCTCGTCTTTGCCAAGGCGCTCAGCAATCTCGTTGACGGCGTCCGCAGCCAGATAGCCGGTCTCATCCAAGTGATCGAGCAGGGCATCCGCGATCACCCGGTGCTGAAGAGAGGTGACGGTAAAGGGCAATTGTTGACCAATATGGTCCCGCAGACTGGGCTTGCCCGCAACAAAATCGTCGAGATCATAGGCCTCGGAAGACTCGGCGCCCGGCATGGATTTCCACTGGCCGATCAGCTCCGGTGCATCCGCCTTTGGCGCTGCGCTATCATCTGGAAAGACGTTCTCGAAATTCGTGTCGAGCTGCTCGTTGAGACTGCTGGCGCGGTCGCCGTACCACTCTTCGGGATCGTGAGCGCTTTCGGAGAACTGGTCTGTGGTGAGTTCCGCCTGGGCATAGCTGTCTTCGACGGATGCAGAAGCGCTGCCCAAATCGCTATCGTTTGCCACAATTTCCAGCAGCGGATTTTTTTCAACTTCCTGAGCGATGAATTGTGTCAGCTCGATATGGGTCATCTGAAGCAGCTGGATCGACTGCATCAGTTGCGGGGTCATGACCAGAGACTGGCTCTGACGCAGCAAAAGACTGGCGGACAAGGCCATGGCGGACGCTAAACTCCCATAAACCCTTTACCCGTCGATATTTTTGAAAAAATCTGAACGGGGAGGTAGAACTTGGCCCAAAAATTGCTTTTTATTTTTGTTTGGTCAAGCTCAACTGTCAGGTCGAGTGGAAGATTCTTTGCGTGGACCGTTAACCGGACCTAAGTTTTACGGCCAAGTGACTTACAGGCTGAAATTATTGCCGAGATACAGGCGGCGGACGTCAGCATTGTTGACGATTTCCGAAGCGCGACCATGGGTCAATACTTCCCCCGCATGGATGATATAGGCGCGGTCGATCAGACCCAGTGTTTCACGAACATTGTGGTCGGTGATGAGAACACCGATGCCGCGGGCTGTGAGGTGACGCACCAGATTCTGGATGTCGCTGACCGAAATCGGGTCAACACCTGCAAAGGGTTCATCCAGCAGCATGAAGGTCGGGTCGGTCGCCAGCGCACGGGCGATTTCCAGACGGCGACGCTCACCACCAGACAGCGCGACCGCTGGCGACTTGCGCAGTTGCGAAATGTGAAACTCTTCCAGGAGTTCATCAAGCTTGCGATTGCGCTTCTTCTCGTCGCGCTCATGCACTTCGAGAACCGCACGAATATTGTCTTCGACCGTCAGTCCACGAAAGATCGATGCTTCCTGCGGAAGATATCCGACGCCGAGCCGCGAGCGGCGATACATCGGCATGCCGGTCACGTCATTGCCGTTGATGGCGATCTTGCCGCTATCGACGGGAACGAGGCCGGTGATCATGTAGAAACATGTGGTCTTGCCAGCGCCGTTGGGGCCTAGAAGGCCCACGGCCTCACCACGACGCACGACGAGCGAGACACCATTGACGACACGGCGGGTGTTGTAGGTCTTGGTCAGGCCGTGGGCGATCAATGTGCCCTCGTACCGCGCCTTGTCACCGGGAGCGATATCCGCCTCGAGTGCGCGTGCGGAGCCTGCGCCGAACAGCTTTGACATGGATGGTATCTTCACGGGCTGGGAACTACTGCTTTTTCTGGGACTTGGGGTCGAGCATGATGCGGACAGGCCCGCCACAGCTTTCGAGCTTTGCTTCACCCGTGTTCATCAGGACGGTCAACTTACAGCCGGTGAAGACATTGGTGTCCTGCGAGAGAACGACCTGTTTTCCCGAGAGAATGAACGTCTGCGCCGCCATGTCGAATTCACCCTTGTCGGCTGTCGCCTTCTGGGTGCCCGATGTCAGGTAAACAGAGTTATCGACGAAGATCTTGTCGATATCCGCACCGCCGCTGGTGATCGATGAATTGGCAGCAGCGCCTTCGCCGTTGCTTTTATAAAGCACGGTCATCTTGCCCGCCTGCAACGTCGTCGTTCCCTGCACGACCTTCACATTTCCAGTGAAATAAGCCTTGCGCTCTTGATCGCGCACTTCGAGCTGGTCGCTCTCGATGGCGATGGGCTGATCGTTGGAAAGCTTCAGGCCCTCCATCTTGCTCGTCGCATTTTGCGCCGCAGCAGGGCCTGCAAGACAGGCCAGAGCGATGGCAGAAGCGAAATAGGCAGCATTGACGTAACGGGCTGGGCGCGAAATCTGCATCATCTGGGTCGGGCTCTCACTTGCCTGCGTTCTGAATGGTGGATGCAGCTATACGTGCCCGTACCTGCCCCGAGAATGTAATCGTCTTGCCATTATCTGCTATATGCAAACTTTCTGCAACAATTGAACCTTGAGTGGTGGTGATGGTAACAGGCGTCGAGCTGTCCATCGTTCCGGCTTTCAGGTCCACATCCGCAGACTGGAACTTTGCTTGTATGCCATTGCTGAGATTGATGTCAAAGGGCGCTGTCATTTTCAGCCGGTTGGTGGCGCGGTCGAAAATGCCTTCCTGCGCCACGACCTGCGCGACGATGTCGTTCATCGGCACCGCTGCAAGCACTTTTTCCAGCGTCATCAGGTTGGGGCTGGCAATATCCTGCAAGGCCCGTTCGGCGTTCATCGAATAATCGAAGCCCTTGTTGTTGCGTCCCGCAAGTGCGGGCTTTTCCATGACGATCTTGCCATTCTCGACCGTCGCGCTTTCCAGCGAAACCTCATCCGGCAACCATGTCCGCGCCAGCGAGACAGCAATAAAGGTGAGCGATATCAGTGCTGCGCCAAGCGGAAGAATGATCTTCAGCTTCTTGACGCGAGACGAATGACGCAACGCCAGCGCATAGGCGCTTGCCTGTCCGTCAGACAGGGGAAAACCGGGCGCTGGCTGGCTAAGTCGTTCAAGCATCATCTGGGTCCGGGGCAAATCTCGTCGCTATAACGCACATATTAGCGACTTTATCATGGGTTGCACTTGTCTTTGGCACGCGGCACTTGCCCTGCCAATATGGTTTTTCTCAGAATGAGCGCAAGAGCTACGATATTTTTATCAAAACAAAGCTTTCCGTTTGTTTCTTGGCAAGAGGTGGCTACAAGGCTCATATGGCTGGCATAAATCGTTGACGGCGTCCTGAGTTAAGGTGAGCAAATGGATCAGACAGCAATCGCAGATCGCAGACAATTGCGGCGCAAGCTGACATTCTGGCGCGTCGCTGCCGTTCTTCTTCTGGTGGCGGGATGTTTCGCGATCTACCGCTTCGCCTTTGCCGAACCGACGACGAGTGTGCGCCCGCACATTGCACGTGTCGAAATCAGTGGTCTCATTCAAGACGACACCGAGTTGTTGGAGCGCTTGCAAAAGATTGCAGACAGCGACAGCGCCAAGGGCCTGATCGTTTCCATCTCCTCTCCCGGCGGCACCACCTATGGCGGCGAGCGCATTTTCAAGGCGATCCGTGCGGTGGCCGAAAAGAAGCCTGTTGTTTCCGACGTCCGCACATTGGCAGCTTCCGCTGGCTACATGATCGCCACGGCGGGCGACACGATCATTGCCGGTGACACATCGATCACTGGCTCGATCGGCGTTATTTTCCAGTATCCGCAGGTCAAGCCTCTGCTCGACAAACTTGGCGTCTCCTTGCAGGAGATCAAGTCATCGCCGATGAAGGCGGAGCCTTCGCCGTTCCACGAGCCGCCGGAAGAATCGAAGACCATGATCCGCAACATGGTCATGGACAGCTACGGCTGGTTCGTTGACCTTGTCGCAGACCGCCGCAAGCTGCCGCGTGAAGACGTGTTGAAGCTTGCCGATGGCTCCATCTTCACCGGTCGTCAGGCCGTTGCGGTCAAGCTCATCGATACGCTGGGTGGTGAAAAGGAAATTCGCAGCTATTTCGAGAGCCGCAAGGTCGCCAAGGATCTGCCCATCGTCGAATGGACGGCTCCGCCCAAGCGCTCGCCATTTTCACTCTTCAGTCTTGCGGGCATCGCAAAAATGCTCGGATATGACGAATTTCTGCCTTTCAACGTGCCTCGCCAGCTGGGTGCCGACAAGTTGTTTCTTGACGGTCTTGTTTCGGTTTGGCAGGTTGGGGAACGTTAAAAATCCAATTCTTTCAGGGGGCAACCGTGATTAAGTCTGAACTGGTGCAGATTGTTGCTGCGCACAACCCGCACCTTTACCACCGTGACGTGGAAAATATCGTCAACGCCGTGCTCGATGAGATCACGGATGCGTTGGCGGCGGGCAACCGTGTGGAGTTGCGCGGCTTCGGTGCCTTTTCAGTCAAGAATCGCCCCTCACGTTCGGGACGGAACCCACGCACGGGTGAGTCCGTTTTTGTCGAGGAAAAATGGGTTCCCTTCTTCAAGACCGGCAAGGAGCTGCGCGAGCGTCTCAATCCGGGCATGAGCGACGTCGAAGACGAGGACTAAAAATCCATGGTGCAGATCGTTTGGCGATTTGCGCTTTGGAGAACGGTTGAGACCGAGCAGTCGGGCTCCTATCTGACGTCCATGCAGGTTTGTCTGAAGGCCCCTAAAGACGGAGTATCGTTGGATGTCTAAGAAGATCGTCAATCTCGTGGTTCTGGTGCCACTCGCCATCATTCTGGTGGTGTTGTGCGTGGCCAACCGGCAGACCGTGACACTCGCGCTCAATCCTTTCCGGCCCGATGACAGCGTTCTGTCCTTCTCCGCGCCGTTCTTCGTCTTCATATTCCTCGCCGTTATTTTCGGCATCTTTCTCGGCTCTCTGGTCACATGGTTTTCGCAGGGTAAGTATCGCAAGCGCGCCCGCACCGAAGCTAAGGAAGCCGTGCGCTGGCATGACGAAGCCAACCGGCAGAAGGCAGCCGCTAATGCGGTGGTCATCGCCCCGTCCACGGATGTGCGCATCGCCGCCAAGTGAGGTCTCCACGACGTGATCGGTGTTGAAACCGCAGCCCTTTGATAATATTGCGCTGTGATGCTATTCGCTGTCGCATAAAATGCGGTCAGACTTGGAAAGAACCCCGTTGAAGAAAAAAGACAACCGCCCGGGCGCCAAGTCGCGCGCGGGGCAGGAACCCCGGCAGCGCAATGCCGGTAAACCGGCAAGGCAAAAAGAGACCGCTCCTCGCAGCCGCGCGCCGGACCATGTTCGCGCTGCCGCCAGCGCGCCGTCCAAACCCGGCAAACCAGCTGCAAAGGCGGGCGTTCAGGACAGTGTGAAGATCAAGGTCGCGCCACAAGAGACCGAGCAGGTTCCGCCACGGCCCCTCAAGCAGCGGACGGGTGATCTGCCGGGTGAACAGGTTCCGGTCATCCTGGAATCGCTGGGCGCTGGTGATTTTCACCTGATCGATACGGGCAACGGTCTTAAACTCGAGCAATATGGCAACTACCGCATCGTGCGGCCCGAGGCGCAGGCGCTCTGGCGTCCAAGCTTGCCCGAGCGCGTTTGGGAAAACGCCGACTCCATCTTCACCGGCGATACGGATGAAGACGGCATGGGCCGCTGGCGCTTTCCCAAGGAGCAACTGGGCGAAACATGGCCGCTTTCGCTTCTCGGTGTCAACTTCCTCGGTCGTTTCACCGCCTTTCGCCATGTCGGCGTGTTCCCGGAACAAATCGTTCACTGGGAATGGCTGAAACACACGATCGAGACGGCGGGTCGCCCGCTCAGGGTTCTCAATCTCTTTGGTTATACCGGTGTCGCCTCTCTGGTGGCTGCGGCTGCCGGTGCGGAAGTGACCCATGTGGATGCTTCCAAGAAAGCAATCGGCTGGGCGCGGGAAAATCAGGCGCTGGCGGGGCTGGAAAACGCACCGATCCGGTGGATTTGCGAAGACGCGATGAAGTTCATCCAGCGCGAAGAACGGCGCGGCAACACGTACGACATTATTCTCACTGATCCGCCGCACTTCGGCCGTGGCACCCATGGTGAGATCTGGCAACTGTTCGAGCATCTGCCACTGATGCTGGACGTCTGCCGCGATATTCTGTCGCCCAAGGCGCTGGGTCTGGTGCTGACGGCCTATTCGATCCGGGCCAGTTTCTATTCCATGCATGAGCTGATGCGCGAAACCATGCGCGGCGCAGGTGGCGAAGTTGTCTCCGGCGAACTCGTCATCCGCGAGGCCGGTCTTGACGGCAAGACGCGTGGCCGTGCGCTTTCCACCTCTCTCTTCAGCCGCTGGGTGCCGAAATGATCGATGACCGCCGTGAAAACAGACCGGGCCGGGTAGGGCAGGTCAAAGAGGTCACCAGCCTTGCCAATCCGATCATCAAGGACATCAAGAACCTGACCCAGAAGAAGGGCCGGGAAGAAACCAGCACCTTCATGGCCGAAGGGTTGAAGCTGGTGATCGATGCGCTGGAACTAGGCTGGACGATCCGCACGCTGGTCTACGCCAAAAATGCCAAGGGCAAACCGCTGGTCGAACAGGTTGCAACCAAGACGGTTGCCAAAGGCGGGCTTGTTCTGGAAGTGACCGAAAAAATCCTGTCCTCCATCACACGCCGCGACAATCCGCAAATGGTGGTCGGCATTTTCGATCAGAAATGGACGCCGCTGAGGGATATCCAGCCGCAGGACGGTCAGACCTTTGTTGCGCTTGACCGCGTGCGTGATCCCGGCAATCTCGGCACCATCATTCGCACCGCCGATGCGGCGGGCGCATCCGGCGTCATCCTCGTCGGCGATTGCACCGATCCGTTTTCGCTGGAAACAGTGCGCGCCACCATGGGTTCGGTCTTCGCCATCCCCGTCGCGCATGCGACAGTAGAGGAATTTCTGGCCTGGAAGAAATCCGCTGGTGCCAGTGTCGTTGCCACCCATCTTGCCGGTTCGGTCGATTACCGAACCATCGATTACAAGCGCAAGCCGACCGTGATCCTGATGGGCAACGAACAATCCGGCTTGCCGCCGGAACTGGCGGCG from the Agrobacterium vaccinii genome contains:
- the rpoN gene encoding RNA polymerase factor sigma-54, which produces MALSASLLLRQSQSLVMTPQLMQSIQLLQMTHIELTQFIAQEVEKNPLLEIVANDSDLGSASASVEDSYAQAELTTDQFSESAHDPEEWYGDRASSLNEQLDTNFENVFPDDSAAPKADAPELIGQWKSMPGAESSEAYDLDDFVAGKPSLRDHIGQQLPFTVTSLQHRVIADALLDHLDETGYLAADAVNEIAERLGKDERDVNAVLTALQALDPPGIFARSLSECLSIQLAQKDRLDPAMKAFVSNLELLAKRDFVSLKRLCGVGEEDLLDMLAEIRSLNPRPGAGFETGISETIVPDIIVRPSSDGGWLIELNPETLPRVLVNQTYFAQVSKLKCREGEDGEFMSECMQTASWLTRSLDQRAKTIMKVASEIVRQQDAFLLHGVDHLRPLNLRQVADAIKMHESTVSRVTSRKYMLTPRGLFELKYFFSVSIGAVEGGDSHSAEAVRHRIRIMITQEAPDAVLSDDDIVEILKKNGVELARRTVAKYREAMNIPSSVQRRREKKAMAKVTAS
- the lptB gene encoding LPS export ABC transporter ATP-binding protein, whose protein sequence is MSKLFGAGSARALEADIAPGDKARYEGTLIAHGLTKTYNTRRVVNGVSLVVRRGEAVGLLGPNGAGKTTCFYMITGLVPVDSGKIAINGNDVTGMPMYRRSRLGVGYLPQEASIFRGLTVEDNIRAVLEVHERDEKKRNRKLDELLEEFHISQLRKSPAVALSGGERRRLEIARALATDPTFMLLDEPFAGVDPISVSDIQNLVRHLTARGIGVLITDHNVRETLGLIDRAYIIHAGEVLTHGRASEIVNNADVRRLYLGNNFSL
- a CDS encoding LptA/OstA family protein, with amino-acid sequence MMQISRPARYVNAAYFASAIALACLAGPAAAQNATSKMEGLKLSNDQPIAIESDQLEVRDQERKAYFTGNVKVVQGTTTLQAGKMTVLYKSNGEGAAANSSITSGGADIDKIFVDNSVYLTSGTQKATADKGEFDMAAQTFILSGKQVVLSQDTNVFTGCKLTVLMNTGEAKLESCGGPVRIMLDPKSQKKQ
- the lptC gene encoding LPS export ABC transporter periplasmic protein LptC, whose amino-acid sequence is MLERLSQPAPGFPLSDGQASAYALALRHSSRVKKLKIILPLGAALISLTFIAVSLARTWLPDEVSLESATVENGKIVMEKPALAGRNNKGFDYSMNAERALQDIASPNLMTLEKVLAAVPMNDIVAQVVAQEGIFDRATNRLKMTAPFDINLSNGIQAKFQSADVDLKAGTMDSSTPVTITTTQGSIVAESLHIADNGKTITFSGQVRARIAASTIQNAGK
- the sppA gene encoding signal peptide peptidase SppA, with the protein product MDQTAIADRRQLRRKLTFWRVAAVLLLVAGCFAIYRFAFAEPTTSVRPHIARVEISGLIQDDTELLERLQKIADSDSAKGLIVSISSPGGTTYGGERIFKAIRAVAEKKPVVSDVRTLAASAGYMIATAGDTIIAGDTSITGSIGVIFQYPQVKPLLDKLGVSLQEIKSSPMKAEPSPFHEPPEESKTMIRNMVMDSYGWFVDLVADRRKLPREDVLKLADGSIFTGRQAVAVKLIDTLGGEKEIRSYFESRKVAKDLPIVEWTAPPKRSPFSLFSLAGIAKMLGYDEFLPFNVPRQLGADKLFLDGLVSVWQVGER
- a CDS encoding integration host factor subunit beta gives rise to the protein MIKSELVQIVAAHNPHLYHRDVENIVNAVLDEITDALAAGNRVELRGFGAFSVKNRPSRSGRNPRTGESVFVEEKWVPFFKTGKELRERLNPGMSDVEDED
- a CDS encoding DUF1049 domain-containing protein, translating into MSKKIVNLVVLVPLAIILVVLCVANRQTVTLALNPFRPDDSVLSFSAPFFVFIFLAVIFGIFLGSLVTWFSQGKYRKRARTEAKEAVRWHDEANRQKAAANAVVIAPSTDVRIAAK